The following proteins are co-located in the bacterium genome:
- a CDS encoding DUF2461 domain-containing protein — translation MALHPVFPSAGIEFLRDLARNNVRSWFEENRHYYDHVLVPALRGILGWVWGRIGSLYPGYVADPRVNRSLYRINRDVRFSKDKSPYKTHLGLLIYRGDRSDSPCLYFHFATDEVFWTNGWYAPSPEAVRAYRSWVADPAVNRRFGDEVSRVSEKYPLSTPQLKRTPPEALGLELPHPELFLYKGLVTYAPREPGDWLDRQGWLEEAVEMFGFCRPFMGFLDEWHDLARDGER, via the coding sequence ATGGCCTTGCACCCCGTTTTCCCCTCCGCGGGGATCGAGTTCCTCCGCGACCTCGCCCGCAACAACGTCCGGAGCTGGTTCGAGGAGAACCGGCACTACTACGACCACGTCCTGGTCCCGGCCCTGCGGGGAATTCTCGGCTGGGTCTGGGGGCGGATCGGGTCGTTGTACCCCGGTTACGTCGCCGACCCGCGGGTTAACCGAAGTCTCTACCGGATCAACCGCGACGTGCGCTTCTCCAAGGACAAGTCGCCGTACAAGACGCACCTGGGCCTCTTGATCTACCGGGGCGACCGCTCGGACAGCCCCTGCCTCTATTTCCACTTCGCCACGGACGAGGTGTTCTGGACCAACGGGTGGTACGCGCCGTCCCCGGAGGCCGTCCGCGCTTACCGGAGCTGGGTGGCCGACCCGGCGGTGAACCGGCGGTTCGGCGACGAGGTGTCCCGCGTTTCGGAAAAGTACCCCCTCTCGACGCCCCAGCTCAAGCGGACGCCCCCGGAGGCCCTGGGGCTCGAGCTGCCCCACCCCGAGCTTTTCCTCTACAAGGGGCTGGTGACCTACGCCCCCCGGGAGCCCGGCGATTGGCTCGACCGGCAGGGCTGGCTGGAGGAGGCGGTGGAGATGTTCGGCTTCTGCCGGCCGTTCATGGGCTTTCTGGACGAGTGGCACGACCTGGCCCGGGACGGCGAGCGGTGA